The following is a genomic window from Ictalurus furcatus strain D&B chromosome 14, Billie_1.0, whole genome shotgun sequence.
CTGCTGCGATTCGTCTCTTGAGTTCAGCacacaaaggtgtgtgtgtgtgtgtgtgtgtgtgtgtgtgtgtgtgtgtgttctcaaagtcatttaatactgaaaatgaatgccAGCACTTAATGTGAAACGAAAAATCCttgattaaatgttttctttttgtgcaGCAGGAATTAGTTATTGAATAATCacacttttcattttcagttcattCTCATGAAACAGATGCTACTATACTAACAAGTACTATTTGGACTGTGTAAGATTTCTAGACATATGATTGTTAAGAAATGGTGCCAGAGGAatgtacagttgcaataaaaagtattcaacccccattgcaaatcaggtttattgtcaatatttacagattttcagctgtaattgaaatagttcaacacaatggatgcttcaagtggtttccccaaattcaactgaaaatgtaacttataatgatttctctagtttcaaaattattaaacctcctgaatagaatccctcacaacaacacaaatatagaaaacattgtctgaagcacacctgatgcaattaatcaagggcttcattagttgcaccaggtgtgcttgagctggaacacatgaaatacctgaactggctaggggtagaaaataaatgaaatacctGGTCgtggcagaaaaaggaagttaTCAATGGCTGCagccagatttctgagaagtcaggttgtgaaaaaccctcgagtgactgcaaaagacctgcagcaagacctggtggcaacaggcactgaggtttcagtgagcacagtaaggcgtgtactaaacacagaaggatTCCATGCCAGAATTCCAAGACATACAccgctactgacccaaaagaacaagaaaagtcgcttcaaaatcatataaataagccatagAAGTTTTGAGGTACTGTTCtgtggaactttttggcataATGcatcagcagtatgtctggaggaagaagaatgaagaacactctgtccacagtcaaacatggtggtggctcggtgatgctctggggttgctttgcatgctctggcactggaaacctgcagtgtttggaaggcaagatggattcattgaagtatcaggaaatcctaggagaaaccATCATCCCATGTGtcaggaagctgaagctttggcatcattggaccttacAACAGGagaatgatcccaagcatacctcaaattccactaaggcttggttgcagaagaagtcctggaagattctacaggaccattacagtcacctgacttgggGTTgacaatgggggttgaataattttgattgtaagTGTAGCAATTCTGATCAAGGTTAAGCAATCTTGGGATAAATAACAGTGATGGGAGTATCTTCCTGATGTACACATGGTCATCACACTGCATGTTTTATGCACGCTATATACACCTCATATAAATGCAAACTTAGGGCTTGTGTCCATGTGAGTTGCAATTAATCATTATTAGGTTGCTTGAATGTACGTATGTAGGCTTTACCTATGctagttttttaaaatatttaaaaaaaaatttttttaatgtgtctatattttatattgtttccatactgaaacaaaaatgtgaaatgtgagtCCTCTTTTCAAACAGTATAGAATAGAATTGGGACCAACATGAACGTTAATTTGGATGGGTCCCAGTTTGTAGACTTTTCGTTCGTTGTTGTTATTCATTAAAGAGCATTTAGGAACTCGGCATTCCTCCTGTTGTCAATTCACTGTGCTAATGTTTTAAATCAGCTTTCTAAAGAAGTGTCAGCTTATCCTTCCCAATGATGTCTTggcttgtgtttaaaaaaaaaaattgtattttaatgatattttctaATACTGCATCAGTCATCAATGTTCACGTTCCCCAAATACTTGCCATTAAACTTCAAATGCCCATTCATGTATTTATCCTTTGGGTTTGTCTGAGTTGCTGGACATGGTCTGTGGTTTCTCTTATTGCCATAAGTTTATTAATGCTTAAGTTGTCTGTGTTTTCAGGGTTATCACGCTCACACGTTAAGTTCTATGCTCTCAGTAGAACAGCGACTCGTGAAGCCCATCTACCTCTTGCAGTACGAGTCAGATCGTTCTCAGAGAGTTCCGTGTGTTTCGCCTCAAAGGAGAACACACCAAAAGACGGCTCCAGTGATGAGGGaaaggtactttttttttttgctttttttgtttgtttgtttgtttgtttgtttgtttttgttccaaCACTGCACTGAGTATTAACAACATAGATTTCCAAGCATATCAAATTGCATGTAAATTTCCAAGTGTCTTCCAATTTCATTCATTCTCCATGACCGTATGGTCcagttcatttcctgttttattgGAAAAATGCACAAACATGAAATATTTCAGGAATTTTGGATGTTCTGCTTAGACAGTTTAGGACTGTATTTTATCTGAGCAGAAGAGTGCGACAGATACAGTTGGGAAGAGATCTAAGGGTTCTGGTGGGTCAGGGAAAGGAGGAAGCCAGCTACGTTGCCCCAGATGTggagacacatgcacacatgtggAGACGTTTGTGCGTAAGTGTAATTACTTTTCTGAGGTCTTTATTTAGCTATGCATTAAAGTTGCTTAAGCTTACCTATTACACTTATCTATTCTCATTTCTGTAAAAGATTGTAAGTTTGTAATCAAGCTACATGGGACTatccatttctttatttaaaaaaaaaaaagcatcagatAATTTCTTGTGAACTTTCAGTGTGTATCATGAGGCTGTGTGCATTCTTACAATGTCTGTATTTCCCTCTCCAGCATTCACACGttttgtgaaatgtgaaaaatgtcatcaCTTCTTTGTGGTGCTTTCTGAAAGCGACCCTAAGAGGGGTCTGAGTAAGGAGGCGGAATCTGCTGCTGAAGCTATTGAACTGGCACTCGCTCAGAAACCTCCCCCACCCCCTAAAAAGGTATGACCCATATCATCAAGAATATTAACTCTGCTGCTTTCCTGATGTAACTGGGTTCTATGTAAATggcaaaatgtttaataaacccATGATCAAATTTACTGTGACAGTAATGTGAACTGGAGACAGGATTAGCAAGTAAGCAACTTTAGTAAGGATAAACGCTAAGCTATTCGTCTGTGCTGTTTCACTGCAGATCTACGCCTACCTCGATAAGTATGTTGTTGGCCAGTCATATGCGAAGAAGGTGCTGTCAGTTGCAGTCTATAACCACTACAAACGGATCTACAACAACCTTCCAGCATCAGGCGGACTGCAAGCGGGGACAGAGAAGCCGATCTCGTTTAGTCCCCAGCGTTAGTGCACCTTAATGATAATGAACCATCTTGTATCTatcaaatataacattattcattttatgAGTCCACATTAAGAGTACTCATAAATAGACAGTAGAAAGATGCTACAGCTGCTAAAGCTCATTTTTGTTGACTCTTGAGTTAAGTTTACTTCTTACTCAGTTTACTTACTCCCAGTGTGAGAGGCTTTTTCTTTCCAGTAGATGTCACAGTAACCTTAGTAACATCATTTtacctgttttttcttttctttagagCTAGAGATCAGAAGACGGGAAGATGAATACAGATTTACAAGTAAGTACATTTTCGCTTGCATgaagaaatatacaaaataaaatcttttatttttcgTGATTTGTACAATTAAATTGGTAAGTATGATACGCTCATGCGTTTTAGGTGGTCTGTAGTAGGAGCGATGATTGCATGAGTCAACCAATCTTGCCATATTCATAACACTGCCATAAAAGAGCTCTATGCTATATAATTTTATGCAATATCTCtttcagtagctttcaaaccGAAACAGGAGAAATACATGCTCCCAATTGGCtaatcctgtttctcaccaTTACAGCTGGTAGCCAATGAAATGTgcttaaaaatgaaatgcattcttaaaaaataaaaaaaatcagtataaGTAAATATCATCACGTAATAGTGAATACAATTACATAGTTTCTGTTAGACATAGTCCATCTTTTTCTTAGAAACATCAAATTCTAATTTCAGTGCTTAGGTTAGTGGTGTTAATTgatgtatataatttttatttttttatttttattttttttattataattttagaTTACAGTCCTTCAGGGTCTCTCAAAAATGCTGATGTGTATTGGGCAAATTTAGAGTTTGACAACACTGGTTTcatctgtgtttttctgttgGGCTCACCTTTGCTTATATACTGCAAACTGTGACAATTAccatgaattgttttttttattttatttttttaaattctcataGAAGAGTGGAAATAGGCCTTGTGTAAATATGTTTCCATGATCACCTGTTTTGAATGATTGTTTGTGAGGAAAAACTAGTATGGTTTAGACACAATGATACTTccatagtttttattattcactgTTTGTTCAGCTGCTTTCTTAAAGTGAAGTTTACATTGGCTCATTTTCATTAACAGAACTTCTTCAGATCAACCCACATGGCAATGCTCTTGGTGCAGCTGTTCAACAACAGGCTGCTCAACAAGCTGCGCCGAAGAAAAGGGGTGACGAGGTGCTGGACTCTACCCATGCTAGCATCAAACTGGAGAAGAGTAACATTGTGCTGCTAGGCCCTACTGGATCAGGTGTGGAGCAAACAATTTCTTACAGGAGCCCTAtacctctttagtttagagcaTCTAGTGTTCTTGGAGTTCTTTTTAAATTAGAGCTGCTGTAATCAATGCTGGCAGAAGTATATCCAGACTAGAGGTCGactgatagtggattttaccgataccgtTAACTAAGTTGGTcagtaaataataacaataaataattgcaAATACATGACAGTCATGGAGGACTGCATATTTGCAAAGACATTTGAGAGTCAGgttgttttgaattttttagTTGCTGATTTATATCACATAGCCTATGATGGTCACAGAAACATTTTCCAGAGCATCTAATAGAGTAATGACTatcattactaaaaaaaaatgtcagttatAGCAGCTTTAAGTTTGATGTAAGTACAATGTCCATGAATTTGAATCTATTTAATAATCATCACTTACTTATAGCTAAACCTTACCATGTGATTCAGTGTGAACAGCTTGCTTATGCTGggtaaataaaagcaaaaccttGCATAGAATGTAGTCAGACAAGTTTTTTACTTGAAATATTACTGATCTTTTGCTCTCCAGGTAAAACACTTTTAGCGCAGACTCTGGCTCAGTGTTTGGATGTTCCCTTTGCCATCTGTGATTGTACCACACTGACCCAGGCAGGCTACGTAGGTGAGGACATTGAGTCGGTCATTGCAAAGCTGCTGCAAGATGCCAACTACTCAGTGGAGAAAGCCCAGCAAGGTGGGTGTTTTTGAACAGAACACTTTAATCCAACCATATCAAACATTAAGCACATGTGGAAAAGTATTGATTTGCAAAACTATAAATAGAGAGATGAGATATGACTGTTCACCCTGGTTGTTTTGTTAAACATCAAGGAGAAATTAAAGTCAAACTGTCAGATGAAAATGCAGATTAATATGGTGCATGGTTAACAACTTAATTGTAATCTATAAAGACGGTACATTGTAAGAAACTGGAAATAGAGACATGGCTGttgacctttttttgtttaaaacttCACTTTATTCCTTATTTCCTTTTCATATACTTTTATTCTGTGCATAATAAACAGTTTTGTTGTCTTTACATAAATCTGCCACAGCGTTTTCGACTCTGTCCTACTCTGATGGTTATAATAactcatgtttatatatataaaaatgtttagtgATTATTCTGAACACTagccctctctctttctcactctctgacACTGGCCCTACAGGAATAGTGTTTCTGGATGAGGTGGATAAGATTGGCAGTGTCCCAGGTATTCACCAGCTCAGAGATGTAGGAGGAGAAGGTGTCCAGCAGGTGTGTAATTTGAAACATTTGGTCCATTATATTTACTGCAATAGTTACTCTTTGGGGTTTctatttacagtcatgtgaaaaagtatttccccatcctgatttctttggtttttgtgtATAGCTCAtacaaaatagttttagatcttcaaatgaaatacaacataaaacacaggcaacctgagtaaacacacagtacagtttttaattaattttttttattgaaacaagttatccaacaccggtcacccatgtgaaaaaccaattgcccccttaaacttaaaatctggttgtgccacctttagcagcaataactgcaaccaaacatttTTCACAACTGGAGGTTCCCCCCTGGAActttaaaaatccaaaaataattttagaCCTGACAAGAAACAAAACCTAGAGGAAATTTGGACCTGGAGGCCCAAAATTTTAATATCTACTTCTGCTGGGTAATGGGACACTGTGGAATCCCATGAAATGAAGAAGCAGACACTGCTGCAAAAGAAGCATTATTAGCAGATTTCAAAATGTGTCCAATACCTCACACTGACATAAAACCCATAATAAACTCATACATTAACAATAAATGGCAAACTGAGTGGGACCAATGCACCATGAACCAACTCCATGAAATTAGTCCTATTGTTGGCAAAagaaacgtttatttattttcaaatcacTGGGACCAAATCGTCTACATCCGCTGTTGAATAGGTCACTCCAGGTCACACACTAGTTTTTAATACTGGAAGAAGGCTCACCAACATGTACCTTTTGCCAGAATCCATTATCCTTGAAGCATGTTTTATTAGACTGTACTGGTCTTAACCTCTTGAGAAACCTTTTTTATGCAGTCAACACtctggaaattttttttaacaaagtcaAATCTAATACAACTTTAGcggtttttaagaaaaatagattttaaaaaccttataCAGGGTCCCTTAGACATTTCtcgccattaaaaaaaagccataGAAGTTGGCATGGTGttaaaacacatacaaacaaacataactggagatcagtctttcacagcactgtggtggaatttcaGCATACTCTTCTTTGCAGCATTGTTTTacttcagccacactggagggttttcgagcatgaactgcctg
Proteins encoded in this region:
- the clpxb gene encoding ATP-dependent Clp protease ATP-binding subunit clpX-like, mitochondrial isoform X1, producing the protein MSCCTCGSAAIRLLSSAHKGLSRSHVKFYALSRTATREAHLPLAVRVRSFSESSVCFASKENTPKDGSSDEGKKSATDTVGKRSKGSGGSGKGGSQLRCPRCGDTCTHVETFVPFTRFVKCEKCHHFFVVLSESDPKRGLSKEAESAAEAIELALAQKPPPPPKKIYAYLDKYVVGQSYAKKVLSVAVYNHYKRIYNNLPASGGLQAGTEKPISFSPQQLEIRRREDEYRFTKLLQINPHGNALGAAVQQQAAQQAAPKKRGDEVLDSTHASIKLEKSNIVLLGPTGSGKTLLAQTLAQCLDVPFAICDCTTLTQAGYVGEDIESVIAKLLQDANYSVEKAQQGIVFLDEVDKIGSVPGIHQLRDVGGEGVQQGLLKLLEGTIVNVPEKNSRKLRGETVQVDTTNILFVASGAFTGLDRVISRRKNEKYLGFGSASNLGQGRRAAAAADLANSSGSELDVISEMEEKDQLLSQVEARDLIEFGMIPEFVGRLPIIVPLHSLDEQALMRILTEPRNAVVPQYQALFSMDKCELNVTPDALRAIARLALERKTGARGLRSIMEKLLLEPMFEVPQSDIVSVELNKDVILGKTEPRYIRASTNETTEEEYDYGIEENWLRQADVANN
- the clpxb gene encoding ATP-dependent Clp protease ATP-binding subunit clpX-like, mitochondrial isoform X2; protein product: MWRHMHTCGDVSFTRFVKCEKCHHFFVVLSESDPKRGLSKEAESAAEAIELALAQKPPPPPKKIYAYLDKYVVGQSYAKKVLSVAVYNHYKRIYNNLPASGGLQAGTEKPISFSPQQLEIRRREDEYRFTKLLQINPHGNALGAAVQQQAAQQAAPKKRGDEVLDSTHASIKLEKSNIVLLGPTGSGKTLLAQTLAQCLDVPFAICDCTTLTQAGYVGEDIESVIAKLLQDANYSVEKAQQGIVFLDEVDKIGSVPGIHQLRDVGGEGVQQGLLKLLEGTIVNVPEKNSRKLRGETVQVDTTNILFVASGAFTGLDRVISRRKNEKYLGFGSASNLGQGRRAAAAADLANSSGSELDVISEMEEKDQLLSQVEARDLIEFGMIPEFVGRLPIIVPLHSLDEQALMRILTEPRNAVVPQYQALFSMDKCELNVTPDALRAIARLALERKTGARGLRSIMEKLLLEPMFEVPQSDIVSVELNKDVILGKTEPRYIRASTNETTEEEYDYGIEENWLRQADVANN